One Ilumatobacter fluminis genomic window, GACCAGCACACCGATCGCAATGCTGGCGACGATGCCGATGATGGAGACCTGGTCACGACGGCGCACGAACGGATGGTACGAAAGCGCGGCCCTCCGGGGATGCATCGTGGCGCCGACGGGCGCAGCTACACGTGCCGGACGATGTCGATGTGGGGGAGGCCGGTCGCGAGGTCGGTGTACTCCGGGCCCTTCGCCTCGAACCCGTGCCGCTCGTAGAAACCCAGGGCTGCGATGCGCGCCCGTGCCCACACCACCTCGGCAGCCTGCGAGCGGCATCGGTCGATGCCGCCGTCGAGGAGAGCGGCGCCGACCCCGCTGCCGCGGCGCGACGGGGCGATCGCCATACCGCGTAGTTGATAGCCGGCGATGGCGGGCAGGTCGGGGTACCGACGGGCCATCCACGTCGAAATCGCGATCAGCGCCTCACCGTCGCGGACACCGAGGTGGAACGTCGTCGACTCGTCGTCACCGTCGAACACCACCTGATCGCTCCGTGTGCCGTCGCGCAGCACCGAACGTCGGAGCGGATGGGTGTCTCCCGCGGTCAACTCGACGATCCTCACCACCGGAGTATGCCGTTCGATCCGGGTCGGGTGTCGGACGGAACGGCGACGGAGCGATCCGGGTCGGGTGTCGGATGGAACGCCGAGGCGTTTCGGGAGATCACCCGACCCGACGTGGTCGTGCGTCTTGCCGTGCCCGCTGGCACCGGCCCTGAACGGTCGTGTCGTTTCAGAGGTCGCCGAGGTGGACGGTGCGGTCGGCGACGGTGGCGGCTTCGTCGGCGTCGTGGGTGACCCACACGGCCGTCGTGCC contains:
- a CDS encoding GNAT family N-acetyltransferase, with the translated sequence MTAGDTHPLRRSVLRDGTRSDQVVFDGDDESTTFHLGVRDGEALIAISTWMARRYPDLPAIAGYQLRGMAIAPSRRGSGVGAALLDGGIDRCRSQAAEVVWARARIAALGFYERHGFEAKGPEYTDLATGLPHIDIVRHV